The sequence below is a genomic window from Zhongshania aliphaticivorans.
GGATGGCCTGGCTGCAACTGCAGGGCAGTCATAAATTCGCGCTGGGCTTCTTTGAAGTTTTTATGCGCGAGTAATATAAAACCGTAATCGTTGCGGATGTCCGCATTGCTTGGCGCCAGTCGCCTGGCTTTCAGCATTTGCTGGTGGGCTTGTGGTAAATCACCGCGGGTGGCGAGGATTTTTGCCATACCGGCGTGGCCGTAGGCGGTTAGGCAGGTCAGGCTGAGATCACGGTAGCTGGCGTAGGCTTCACTGAGCATGCCGGTGTTGCGCTGCGCCTCGGCGCGAAGCCGCAATACTCTTGGGTTGGTATCTGAGGCGTTTTCTAAATACGCCAATGCCGAGTAGTACTGCTTTTCTAGCACTTGCTGTTCAATTAACGCCAAGCTAATGCTCTCTTCCTTGCTGGTTGGCACATCACAGTTGCTCGCGCTCGTTTGTCGATTAACAGATGTACTTGCACAGCCAGCCAGCAATGCAAACAGTACAACAGTTGTCGACAGGGTCAATTTTTTCATGCTTTTACGCTCCTGCGTTATTAGCCTAGATTACTCAGTGCATTTGAGATCGACATAAGTGCTGGGCCGGCAACAACGATCAATAGGGCGGGAAATAAGAAAATCATCATGACTAAGGACATCTTTCCCGACATCTTGTTAACTTGCTCTTGTAAATCCAATTTACGGCGGTTCTGTAATAGTCGATACAATTCGTCGAGTGCTTTGTCGATACTGCCACCGGTTATGGCCTGTTGGCGTACAACGATAAGGTATTCTTTAAAGCCTTCGGCATTGGTGCAGCCAATAAGCTCGTAGAGCGACTCTTCTTGGCTTTGTCCAGATTCAATTTTGTTTACGGCGAGCTGCAGCTCCTGGGAGCAGGTGGGCGCGAGATTGCGCAAT
It includes:
- a CDS encoding tetratricopeptide repeat protein — protein: MKKLTLSTTVVLFALLAGCASTSVNRQTSASNCDVPTSKEESISLALIEQQVLEKQYYSALAYLENASDTNPRVLRLRAEAQRNTGMLSEAYASYRDLSLTCLTAYGHAGMAKILATRGDLPQAHQQMLKARRLAPSNADIRNDYGFILLAHKNFKEAQREFMTALQLQPGHPVAIRNMVISLILDGDSRTAVRMAKNNGIDSSEFKFLLSQANAFKQPALAGSNNIYHGAPL